From the Thermodesulfobacteriota bacterium genome, one window contains:
- the nuoK gene encoding NADH-quinone oxidoreductase subunit NuoK — protein MMTLQAFLIVSAALFCCGLYIVMTRSNGVAVLMGVELILNAANINFVAFAHYFSGVMGGQIFAVFVIVLAAAESAVALAIFLRLYANTGSVEVDTADRLKG, from the coding sequence ATGATGACGCTCCAGGCGTTCCTCATCGTCAGCGCGGCGCTTTTCTGCTGCGGCCTCTACATCGTGATGACCCGCAGCAACGGGGTGGCGGTCCTCATGGGCGTCGAGCTCATTCTGAACGCCGCGAACATCAACTTCGTGGCCTTCGCGCACTACTTTTCCGGCGTGATGGGGGGGCAGATCTTCGCGGTCTTCGTCATCGTCCTGGCGGCCGCGGAGTCCGCCGTCGCATTGGCCATCTTCCTGCGGCTGTACGCGAATACGGGATCGGTGGAAGTGGACACCGCCGACCGGCTGAAAGGGTAG
- a CDS encoding NADH-quinone oxidoreductase subunit N encodes MFLGNLASIQYFLPEFAVTATILLLIVLRVASKDPRSNAFAYLSLVGCGAAILLAGIVPVGKGASMFEGMVAYDSFAVFFKVVTALATVVVIFMTLDSREMAGTTRVEFYVLLMTSLLGMFLLSSSTDIVMIYLALELVSIPSYMMAGYDKGKVRSTEAAMKYVVFGATASGIMIYGFSLLFGMAGSTHIGEIGRVVAANTVTLPMLLACVMVAVGFGYKIAAVPFHMWCPDVYEGAPTPATAFFSVAPKAAGFAVLVRFFYTVFAMPHPVEPEWQLAAPSIDWTFLFAVLSAVTMTVGNLVAVKQDNVKRLLAYSSIAHAGYMLMGFVLLTPAGIQAVLFYLVVYLFMNLGAFYVVLLVGNATDGEDISDFAGLGSRAPFVAVSMAVFLFALTGIPPFSGFIGKLYLFAEVINRELYWLVVVAALNSVVGLYYYARIVRSMFLDEPKTVSAIAVPAVPRALVVLLVAPTLILGVYWEPVARIASNSLRMLVF; translated from the coding sequence ATGTTCCTGGGCAATCTGGCCAGCATACAGTACTTCCTTCCGGAGTTCGCCGTCACGGCGACGATCCTCCTGCTGATCGTCCTGCGGGTGGCCTCGAAAGACCCGAGGTCCAACGCGTTCGCATACCTCTCCCTCGTCGGCTGCGGCGCCGCGATCCTCCTCGCAGGGATCGTTCCCGTGGGGAAGGGGGCGTCGATGTTCGAGGGGATGGTCGCGTACGACAGCTTCGCCGTCTTCTTCAAGGTCGTGACGGCGCTGGCGACCGTCGTGGTCATCTTCATGACGCTCGACAGCAGGGAGATGGCGGGGACCACCCGGGTGGAGTTCTACGTCCTGCTCATGACCTCGCTGCTCGGCATGTTCCTGCTGTCGTCGTCGACCGATATCGTGATGATCTACCTCGCTCTGGAGCTCGTCTCCATTCCGTCGTACATGATGGCGGGCTACGACAAGGGGAAAGTGCGCTCCACCGAGGCGGCGATGAAGTACGTCGTGTTCGGCGCCACCGCCTCCGGAATCATGATCTACGGCTTCTCGCTGCTCTTCGGCATGGCCGGCTCCACCCACATCGGGGAGATCGGCCGCGTGGTCGCCGCCAATACGGTCACGCTTCCCATGCTCCTCGCCTGCGTCATGGTGGCGGTGGGCTTCGGCTACAAGATCGCAGCCGTCCCGTTCCACATGTGGTGCCCCGACGTGTACGAAGGGGCCCCCACTCCCGCGACCGCCTTCTTCTCCGTCGCCCCCAAGGCCGCCGGGTTCGCGGTCCTGGTCCGCTTCTTCTACACGGTGTTCGCCATGCCGCACCCCGTGGAACCCGAGTGGCAGCTTGCGGCTCCCTCGATCGACTGGACGTTTCTGTTTGCCGTCCTTTCCGCGGTCACCATGACCGTCGGGAACCTGGTGGCCGTGAAGCAGGACAACGTCAAGCGGCTCCTGGCCTATTCGTCGATCGCCCACGCCGGCTATATGCTCATGGGGTTCGTCCTGCTGACTCCCGCCGGGATCCAGGCCGTCCTCTTCTACCTCGTGGTCTACCTGTTCATGAACCTCGGCGCCTTCTACGTCGTCCTGCTGGTCGGCAACGCGACCGACGGGGAGGACATCTCGGATTTCGCGGGGCTCGGCAGCCGCGCCCCCTTCGTCGCGGTCTCGATGGCGGTGTTCCTGTTCGCGCTGACCGGCATCCCGCCGTTTTCCGGCTTCATCGGGAAGCTGTACCTTTTCGCGGAAGTCATCAACCGGGAGCTCTACTGGCTGGTCGTCGTCGCCGCGCTGAACAGCGTCGTCGGCCTGTACTATTACGCCCGGATCGTCCGCTCGATGTTCCTCGACGAGCCCAAGACCGTCTCCGCGATCGCCGTTCCGGCGGTACCCCGCGCCCTGGTGGTCCTTCTTGTGGCACCCACGCTGATTCTTGGGGTATACTGGGAGCCGGTCGCAAGGATCGCTTCCAATTCGCTTCGGATGCTGGTTTTCTGA
- the nuoF gene encoding NADH-quinone oxidoreductase subunit NuoF, producing the protein MSGRRMETVLTTHFADEGFRRLEGYLGKAGYEGLRKAVAMPREAIVDEVKKANLRGRGGAGFPAGVKWGFLPKDLSRPRVLVVNADEGEPGTFKDRLILSRGPHLLVEGIAITCFALQIHEAWIYIRGEYAREARILEEALSEARAAGFLGKDLLGSGFDLEVVLHRGAGAYICGEETSTINSLEGKRGWPRLKPPFPAAVGAFGRPTLVNNVETLANVPWILRNGGERFAALGCEKNGGTRLVGVSGPVVRPGIYELPANANLRSVVYDVAGGLRDGKALKAVIPGGSSTPVLRADEIDVTLDIESMAAKGTMAGTCGVIVIPEGTCMVRALSVLMNFYAHESCGQCSPCREGTGWLARIVGRIEAGEGKPGDVELILDVCDNMSGRTICALADAAAMPAQSFIGKFRGEFDRHIAEGKCRP; encoded by the coding sequence GTGAGCGGAAGGCGCATGGAGACGGTCCTCACGACGCATTTCGCCGACGAGGGGTTCCGGCGGCTCGAAGGGTACCTCGGCAAGGCGGGGTACGAGGGGCTGCGGAAGGCGGTCGCGATGCCCCGGGAGGCGATCGTCGACGAGGTGAAGAAGGCCAACCTCCGCGGGCGCGGCGGGGCCGGCTTCCCCGCGGGCGTCAAGTGGGGCTTTCTCCCGAAGGACCTTTCCCGCCCCCGCGTGCTGGTCGTCAACGCCGACGAGGGGGAGCCGGGCACCTTCAAGGACCGGCTGATCCTCTCCCGGGGCCCCCACCTCCTGGTGGAGGGGATCGCCATCACCTGCTTCGCCCTGCAGATCCACGAGGCCTGGATCTATATCCGCGGCGAGTACGCCCGCGAGGCGCGGATTCTCGAGGAGGCGCTTTCGGAGGCGCGCGCCGCCGGCTTCCTGGGCAAGGACCTCCTCGGGTCGGGATTCGACCTCGAGGTCGTCCTGCACCGGGGCGCCGGGGCGTACATCTGCGGAGAGGAGACCTCGACGATCAATTCCCTCGAGGGGAAGCGCGGGTGGCCGCGGCTCAAGCCCCCGTTCCCCGCGGCGGTGGGCGCGTTCGGGCGCCCGACGCTCGTCAACAACGTGGAGACGCTGGCCAATGTTCCATGGATCCTCCGGAACGGTGGGGAGCGCTTCGCCGCCCTCGGATGCGAGAAGAACGGCGGGACGCGGCTGGTCGGGGTCAGCGGACCGGTGGTGCGCCCCGGCATCTACGAGCTGCCGGCCAACGCGAACCTGCGCAGCGTCGTCTACGACGTCGCCGGGGGGCTGCGCGACGGGAAGGCGCTGAAGGCCGTCATCCCGGGCGGCTCCTCCACGCCGGTGCTGCGCGCGGACGAGATCGACGTGACGCTCGACATCGAGTCGATGGCGGCGAAGGGCACGATGGCGGGCACCTGCGGCGTCATCGTCATCCCGGAAGGGACCTGCATGGTGCGCGCCCTCTCGGTCTTGATGAACTTCTACGCGCACGAGTCGTGCGGCCAGTGCTCGCCGTGCCGGGAGGGGACCGGCTGGCTCGCGCGGATCGTGGGGCGGATCGAGGCGGGGGAGGGGAAGCCGGGCGACGTCGAGCTGATCCTCGACGTGTGCGACAACATGTCCGGCCGCACCATCTGCGCCCTGGCGGACGCGGCGGCCATGCCCGCCCAGTCGTTCATCGGGAAGTTCCGCGGGGAATTCGACCGGCACATCGCGGAGGGGAAATGCCGACCCTGA
- the ndhC gene encoding NADH-quinone oxidoreductase subunit A — MSGFLETTNFAHPYFPVLILLIIAVLTAAGLLVLSKKTGPRVYNKIKYDVYECGVDPLAPATVRVSVKFYLVALVFIIFDLEATFLYPWAILFRSMGILGFIEMAVFAGILLVGLFYVWKKGALEWQ; from the coding sequence ATGTCGGGGTTTCTCGAAACCACGAACTTTGCGCACCCGTATTTTCCCGTACTCATTCTTCTGATCATCGCTGTTTTAACCGCGGCCGGTTTGCTTGTCCTTTCCAAAAAAACTGGCCCTCGCGTCTACAACAAGATAAAATACGACGTTTACGAATGCGGCGTCGATCCGCTGGCCCCCGCCACGGTTCGGGTTTCCGTGAAGTTCTACCTGGTCGCCCTTGTCTTCATCATTTTCGACCTGGAGGCGACCTTTCTGTACCCCTGGGCGATCCTGTTCCGGTCGATGGGGATATTGGGATTCATCGAGATGGCCGTGTTCGCGGGGATCCTGCTCGTAGGGCTGTTCTACGTCTGGAAAAAAGGCGCTCTGGAGTGGCAGTGA
- the nuoB gene encoding NADH-quinone oxidoreductase subunit NuoB, translating into MKHEKDGSPGYLLSTLDALVAWGRKYSLFPLTFATACCGIEVMGALGTHYDISRFGAEVVRFSPRQADVLLVAGTVNYKMAPVLRRIYDQMLEPKWVISMGACASSGGFYNNYTVLQGIDKVMPVDVYIPGCPPNPEGIIDAVVQIQKIIETGAPRASERWPIK; encoded by the coding sequence GTGAAACACGAGAAGGACGGATCCCCCGGCTACCTGCTGTCCACCCTCGATGCGCTGGTGGCGTGGGGGAGAAAGTACTCCCTGTTTCCGCTCACCTTCGCCACCGCCTGCTGCGGGATCGAGGTGATGGGCGCCCTCGGGACGCACTACGACATCTCCCGGTTCGGCGCGGAGGTAGTCCGGTTCTCGCCGCGGCAGGCGGACGTCCTTCTCGTCGCGGGGACGGTCAACTACAAGATGGCGCCGGTCCTGCGGCGCATCTACGACCAGATGCTCGAGCCGAAGTGGGTGATCTCGATGGGGGCGTGCGCCTCGTCGGGCGGCTTCTACAACAACTACACGGTCCTCCAGGGGATCGACAAGGTCATGCCCGTGGATGTCTACATCCCCGGCTGCCCGCCGAACCCCGAAGGGATCATCGACGCGGTGGTGCAGATCCAGAAGATCATCGAGACCGGCGCCCCCCGGGCCTCGGAAAGGTGGCCGATCAAGTGA
- the nuoE gene encoding NADH-quinone oxidoreductase subunit NuoE gives MSFSLTEAARAELDRLFAGYPNRAAAILPALHVVQREKGYVPDEAIPFLAELAGTSPADVEGIATFYTMYNRGPVGRYHLQVCRNLSCSLMGAEHIIAHVSGKLGIRPGETTPDGMFTLSMAECLGSCGTAPVMMVNDEYHENLTPESIDALIERLRAGE, from the coding sequence GTGAGCTTTTCGCTGACGGAGGCCGCGCGGGCCGAGCTGGATCGTCTGTTCGCGGGCTACCCGAACCGGGCGGCCGCGATCCTGCCGGCGCTTCACGTCGTGCAGCGGGAGAAGGGGTACGTCCCGGACGAGGCGATCCCCTTCCTTGCGGAGCTGGCGGGCACCTCCCCGGCGGACGTGGAAGGGATCGCGACCTTCTACACGATGTACAACCGCGGGCCGGTCGGCCGATACCACCTCCAGGTCTGCCGGAACCTCTCCTGCTCGCTGATGGGGGCGGAGCACATCATCGCGCACGTGTCGGGGAAGCTGGGGATCCGGCCGGGGGAGACGACGCCCGACGGGATGTTCACCCTGTCGATGGCGGAGTGCCTCGGCTCCTGCGGGACGGCCCCCGTAATGATGGTCAACGACGAATACCACGAGAACCTCACCCCGGAATCGATCGACGCGCTGATCGAACGGCTCCGGGCGGGAGAGTGA
- a CDS encoding NADH-quinone oxidoreductase subunit M — MTFLPLLGAVLILCVPKGKDEVIKGIAAVATFLPLLLAVRLFSIYDRSLPGVNTADSFQFVEKYTWIPSINVEYFVGADGISVPMILLTALLSFLAVIGSFGIEKKIRGYMALFLLLETGMMGTFIALDFFLFYVFWEIMLLPMYFLIGVWGGPRKEYAAIKFFLYTLAGSVLMLIVMLALYFNTTDPATGRHTFNLLHYMSQNVHNEWLKGFDVRVLLFLGLFIGFAIKVPLFPFHTWLPDAHVEAPTAISVILAGVLLKMGTYGMMRISFPIFPDVTVYFAVPMAILGVINIIYGALCAMAQSDLKKLVAYSSVSHMGFCLLGMAALTPLGMVGAAMQMFSHGLITAMLFFLVGVVYDRAHHRQIDGFGGLGAVVPIYTGYIAFAFFASLGLPGLSGFIAEQMVFLGSFPSFRTLVIISAIGIVFVAAFHLWALQRVFLGPLNPKYTALEEINKREMFCLTPLALLVLFVGVWPMTVVNLMSVSLVRLVDLVKAVI, encoded by the coding sequence ATGACGTTCCTGCCTCTCCTGGGGGCGGTGCTGATCCTCTGCGTGCCCAAGGGGAAGGACGAGGTGATCAAGGGGATCGCCGCGGTCGCGACGTTCCTGCCCCTGCTCCTCGCGGTCCGCCTGTTCTCCATCTACGACCGGAGCCTGCCGGGCGTCAACACGGCGGACTCCTTCCAGTTCGTCGAGAAATACACCTGGATCCCCAGCATCAACGTCGAGTACTTCGTCGGCGCCGACGGGATCTCGGTTCCCATGATCCTCCTGACGGCCCTTCTGTCGTTCCTCGCGGTCATCGGCTCCTTCGGGATCGAGAAGAAGATCCGGGGCTACATGGCGCTGTTCCTCCTGCTCGAGACCGGCATGATGGGGACCTTCATCGCCCTCGACTTCTTCCTCTTCTACGTGTTCTGGGAAATCATGCTCCTCCCGATGTACTTCCTCATCGGCGTGTGGGGCGGCCCCCGGAAGGAATACGCGGCCATCAAGTTCTTCCTGTACACCCTGGCCGGCTCCGTGCTGATGCTCATCGTCATGCTGGCCCTGTACTTCAACACCACGGACCCCGCGACCGGCAGGCACACCTTCAACCTGCTCCACTACATGTCGCAGAACGTGCACAACGAGTGGCTGAAGGGCTTCGATGTCCGCGTCCTGCTGTTCCTCGGCCTGTTCATCGGCTTCGCGATCAAGGTCCCGCTCTTCCCGTTCCACACCTGGCTTCCCGACGCCCACGTCGAGGCGCCGACCGCCATCTCGGTCATCCTGGCGGGCGTGCTGCTGAAGATGGGGACGTACGGCATGATGCGGATCTCCTTCCCGATCTTCCCCGACGTCACGGTGTACTTCGCCGTCCCGATGGCGATCCTGGGCGTCATCAACATCATCTACGGCGCCCTGTGCGCCATGGCGCAGTCCGACCTGAAGAAACTGGTCGCCTACTCCTCCGTCAGCCACATGGGCTTCTGCCTCCTGGGCATGGCGGCGCTGACGCCGCTGGGCATGGTCGGCGCGGCGATGCAGATGTTCTCCCACGGCCTGATCACCGCCATGTTGTTCTTCCTGGTCGGCGTCGTCTACGACCGGGCGCACCACCGCCAGATCGACGGGTTCGGCGGCCTGGGCGCGGTCGTCCCCATCTACACCGGCTACATCGCCTTCGCGTTCTTCGCTTCGCTGGGCCTGCCCGGTCTTTCGGGATTCATCGCGGAGCAGATGGTGTTCCTCGGCTCCTTCCCGAGCTTCCGGACGCTGGTCATCATCTCCGCCATCGGCATCGTCTTCGTGGCCGCGTTCCACCTCTGGGCGCTCCAGAGGGTGTTCCTCGGGCCGCTGAACCCGAAGTACACGGCCCTTGAAGAGATCAACAAGAGAGAGATGTTCTGCCTCACCCCGCTGGCCCTCCTGGTCCTGTTCGTCGGCGTGTGGCCGATGACCGTGGTGAACCTCATGAGCGTTTCGCTGGTCCGGCTGGTCGATCTCGTGAAGGCGGTGATCTAA
- a CDS encoding NADH-quinone oxidoreductase subunit C, which produces MSRVLDRLTGAFGPEIVATHSDFGDDTASVRPGRIVEILAFLRDDPEALFDFAMDLTGVDHLGEEPRFEVVYHLYSLEKKHRVRIKVRLPEDDPTIDTAVSVWPGIDWYEREAFDMYGIVFRGHPNLKRILMYEGFQGHPLRKDYPKDRRQPTIGPEE; this is translated from the coding sequence GTGAGCCGGGTGCTCGACAGGCTGACCGGGGCCTTCGGCCCGGAGATCGTCGCGACCCACTCGGATTTCGGCGACGACACGGCGTCGGTTCGGCCCGGCCGGATCGTGGAGATCCTCGCGTTCCTGCGGGACGACCCGGAAGCTTTGTTCGACTTCGCGATGGACCTCACCGGCGTCGACCACCTCGGCGAGGAGCCCCGGTTCGAGGTCGTGTACCACCTGTATTCCCTGGAGAAGAAGCACCGGGTGCGGATCAAGGTCCGGCTCCCGGAGGACGACCCGACGATCGACACCGCGGTGTCCGTGTGGCCCGGGATCGACTGGTACGAGCGCGAGGCGTTCGACATGTACGGGATCGTCTTCCGTGGCCACCCCAACCTCAAGCGGATCCTGATGTACGAGGGGTTCCAGGGACACCCGCTCCGGAAGGACTATCCGAAAGACAGGCGCCAGCCGACGATCGGGCCGGAGGAATAG
- the nuoL gene encoding NADH-quinone oxidoreductase subunit L, with the protein MIRYAYIIPFLPLASFLINIFFGKRLPRKGDWVSLATIATALVMAIGILIEVLQAFDPNFRYHVVYPWLSITDRFSLNVGILVDNVTAIMLVVVTLVSTLVHLYSVGYMHGDPRYNRFFAYLSIFSFSMLGLVLAESFFFMFVFWELVGLSSYLLIGFWFEKKSASDAGKKAFVVNRVGDYGFLVGIMIVFATCGVLGFDQVFEAIGAGKLSGSLLTFAGIGIFCGAIGKSAQFPLHVWLPDAMEGPTPVSALIHAATMVAAGVYLVGRVFPMFTPDAFLVIAYFGLITLFISATIALTQNDIKKVLAYSTCSQLGFMVLGLGVGGYTAGLAHLTTHAAFKACLFLGSGSVIHAVHSQDIQEMGGLRKKMPITFYTFLIATLAIAGVPLFSGFYSKDMILAAALEFGMRNPQHYPLFFITLLTAGMTAFYMFRMVILTFFGTPRDHHKYDHAHESPPNMTIPLIILAVLSFSIWFEPWFGKLVVKPKTVASVAAVSAAHAPEPAAPAAHEAAPPAAAPAAQEAAPPAPAPAEHAAPASVEHAAPAHAEAHDAAHDEHLAHTAHTYAMYSSVAVGALGILLAFGIYMFGWVDPKATAERFQGLYNFSLNKWYFDELYEATVINGSKAFSRGCAWFDNNVVDGLVNLTAQLGVFLSFLVGKFDNGVIDGAVNGVADVTIGSGSILRRIQTGKLYHYVFILAGGALVIFLLRAL; encoded by the coding sequence TTGATCCGATACGCATACATCATCCCGTTCCTGCCGCTGGCCTCCTTCCTCATCAACATCTTCTTCGGCAAGCGGCTGCCCCGGAAGGGCGACTGGGTCTCGCTGGCCACCATCGCAACGGCCCTGGTCATGGCCATCGGCATTCTCATCGAGGTTCTCCAGGCGTTCGACCCGAACTTCCGGTACCACGTCGTCTACCCCTGGCTGTCCATCACCGACCGTTTCTCGCTCAACGTCGGCATCCTGGTGGACAACGTCACCGCGATCATGCTCGTGGTGGTCACCCTGGTCTCGACGCTGGTGCACCTGTACTCCGTCGGGTACATGCACGGAGATCCCCGGTACAACCGGTTCTTCGCGTACCTGTCGATCTTCTCGTTCTCGATGCTCGGGCTGGTCCTCGCCGAGAGCTTCTTCTTCATGTTCGTCTTCTGGGAACTGGTCGGCCTCTCCTCCTACCTGCTGATCGGGTTCTGGTTCGAGAAGAAGTCGGCCTCCGATGCGGGGAAAAAGGCGTTCGTCGTCAACCGGGTGGGCGACTACGGCTTCCTCGTCGGGATCATGATCGTCTTCGCGACCTGCGGGGTCCTCGGTTTCGACCAGGTGTTCGAGGCCATCGGCGCCGGGAAGCTGTCCGGCTCCCTCCTGACCTTCGCGGGAATCGGGATCTTCTGCGGCGCCATCGGCAAGTCCGCGCAGTTCCCCCTGCATGTCTGGCTCCCCGACGCCATGGAAGGCCCCACGCCGGTCTCCGCGTTGATCCACGCCGCCACGATGGTCGCGGCCGGCGTCTACCTCGTCGGCCGGGTCTTCCCGATGTTCACCCCGGACGCATTCCTCGTCATCGCGTACTTCGGGCTCATCACGCTGTTCATCTCCGCCACGATCGCCCTGACGCAGAACGACATCAAGAAAGTGCTCGCCTACTCGACCTGCTCCCAGCTCGGCTTCATGGTCCTTGGGCTGGGGGTCGGCGGCTACACGGCGGGGCTGGCGCACCTCACGACCCACGCGGCCTTCAAGGCGTGCCTGTTCCTCGGCTCCGGCTCGGTGATCCACGCCGTACACAGCCAGGACATCCAGGAGATGGGCGGCCTGCGCAAGAAGATGCCGATCACCTTCTACACCTTCCTCATCGCCACCCTTGCGATCGCCGGCGTACCCCTGTTCTCGGGCTTCTACTCCAAGGACATGATCCTGGCGGCGGCCCTCGAGTTCGGGATGAGGAACCCCCAGCACTACCCCCTGTTCTTCATCACGCTGCTGACGGCCGGGATGACCGCATTCTACATGTTCCGCATGGTGATCCTGACTTTCTTCGGGACCCCCAGGGACCACCACAAGTACGACCACGCGCACGAGTCTCCGCCGAACATGACGATCCCGCTGATCATTCTGGCGGTGCTGTCCTTCTCCATCTGGTTCGAACCCTGGTTCGGGAAGCTGGTCGTGAAGCCGAAGACCGTTGCCAGCGTCGCCGCCGTTTCCGCGGCGCACGCCCCGGAGCCCGCGGCTCCCGCCGCCCACGAGGCGGCTCCCCCTGCGGCCGCCCCTGCGGCGCAGGAAGCGGCGCCTCCCGCCCCGGCCCCGGCGGAGCATGCCGCCCCGGCCTCCGTGGAGCATGCGGCCCCGGCGCACGCGGAAGCGCACGACGCCGCTCACGACGAGCATCTCGCGCACACGGCGCATACGTACGCCATGTACTCCTCGGTGGCCGTCGGCGCCCTCGGCATCCTCCTCGCCTTCGGGATCTACATGTTCGGCTGGGTGGACCCCAAGGCCACGGCCGAGAGGTTCCAGGGGCTCTATAACTTCTCGCTCAACAAGTGGTACTTCGACGAGCTGTACGAGGCCACCGTCATCAACGGCTCCAAGGCATTCTCGCGGGGCTGCGCCTGGTTCGACAACAACGTGGTCGACGGCCTGGTGAACCTTACCGCGCAGCTCGGCGTCTTTTTATCCTTCCTCGTAGGCAAGTTCGACAACGGCGTGATCGACGGCGCCGTGAACGGGGTTGCCGATGTCACGATCGGTAGCGGTTCGATTCTTCGCCGGATCCAGACAGGCAAGCTGTACCACTACGTGTTCATCCTGGCCGGCGGCGCGCTCGTCATTTTCCTGCTGAGAGCTTTATAA
- the nuoD gene encoding NADH dehydrogenase (quinone) subunit D produces the protein MEKLDLQSEPMIINIGPSHPATHTTLRLRTVLDGETILDVEPEFGYLHRGFEKESEAATWTQIVPYTDRLNYCSALMNNVGYVMAVEKLCGIEVPERCQYIRVIVSELSRIIDHMVCIGTNMVDIGALTNFWYFWKCREEVYKVLEELCGARLTTSYTRIGGAAADVPEGWTDRVLAVCRGVIPEGIADVNRLLTRNRIFIDRTLGIGAISPKDAIAMGFTGPCLRAAGVPLDLRKDHPYLVYDRFDFDVPVGEAGDTCDRYMVRMEEMRQSIRIVEQAVAGMPGGPVNAEDPRFLLPPKEQVYENIEALMNHFKIIMEGIRVPAGEVYSATEAANGELGFYIVSKGGGGPWKIKVRPPCFPLFQAMPRLVKGHMIADMIAVLGSVNIVAGELDR, from the coding sequence GTGGAGAAGCTGGACCTGCAGTCCGAGCCGATGATCATCAACATCGGCCCGTCCCACCCGGCGACGCACACCACGCTCCGTCTCCGCACGGTCCTGGACGGCGAGACGATCCTCGACGTCGAGCCCGAGTTCGGCTACCTCCACCGCGGCTTCGAGAAGGAATCGGAAGCCGCCACCTGGACGCAGATCGTCCCCTACACCGACCGGCTGAACTACTGCTCCGCCCTGATGAACAACGTCGGATACGTGATGGCGGTGGAGAAGCTGTGCGGGATCGAGGTGCCGGAGCGGTGCCAATACATCCGCGTCATCGTCTCCGAGCTCTCCCGGATCATCGACCACATGGTCTGCATCGGCACGAACATGGTCGACATCGGGGCTCTGACGAACTTCTGGTACTTCTGGAAGTGCCGCGAGGAGGTGTACAAGGTCCTCGAGGAGCTGTGCGGCGCGCGCCTGACGACGAGCTATACCCGCATCGGCGGGGCGGCGGCCGACGTCCCGGAGGGCTGGACCGACCGCGTGCTGGCGGTCTGCCGCGGCGTGATCCCGGAGGGGATCGCCGACGTGAACCGGCTGCTCACCCGGAACCGGATCTTCATCGATCGCACCCTGGGGATCGGGGCCATCAGCCCGAAGGACGCGATCGCGATGGGTTTCACCGGCCCGTGCCTCCGCGCGGCGGGGGTTCCGCTCGACCTGCGGAAGGACCATCCGTACCTGGTGTACGACCGGTTCGACTTCGACGTTCCGGTGGGCGAGGCAGGAGACACGTGCGACCGGTACATGGTGCGGATGGAGGAGATGCGGCAGTCGATCCGGATCGTCGAGCAGGCGGTGGCGGGGATGCCCGGCGGGCCCGTCAACGCGGAGGATCCGCGCTTCCTCCTCCCCCCGAAGGAGCAGGTGTACGAGAACATCGAGGCCTTGATGAACCACTTCAAGATCATCATGGAGGGGATCCGGGTTCCGGCGGGGGAGGTCTACTCCGCGACCGAGGCGGCCAACGGCGAGCTGGGGTTCTACATCGTCAGCAAGGGAGGCGGCGGCCCCTGGAAGATCAAGGTCCGGCCCCCCTGCTTCCCGCTGTTCCAGGCGATGCCGCGCCTGGTGAAGGGGCACATGATCGCGGACATGATCGCCGTGCTGGGAAGCGTGAACATCGTCGCGGGGGAGCTGGACCGGTGA